In one Vanacampus margaritifer isolate UIUO_Vmar chromosome 11, RoL_Vmar_1.0, whole genome shotgun sequence genomic region, the following are encoded:
- the nup35 gene encoding nucleoporin NUP35 isoform X4 has protein sequence MGSEPMALGSPTSPKPAHGAQFLPGFLMGDLPAPSSPQPRPFSVTAPLLESTLLKGGSSLHPVVPTPKDKSGAPPVRSIHDGPVTVATPLNAHRQSFPSMQSPVSARQASTSGVQQLCLSPAQVDPFYSQGEALSSEDLLDQTWVTVFGFPPASASYILLQFAQYGNILKHTMASPGNWMHLQYQSRLQARKALSKDGKVFGDAIMVGVKPCIDKSVMDSGDMAASPLANSALPCTPRSAIRPLSATYRNTASDYQVVTDKHTPRKDDSFVSKAMEYMFGW, from the exons A TGGGATCGGAACCCATGGCTCTGGGCTCCCCGACCTCCCCCAAGCCCGCCCATGGCGCTCAGTTCCTGCCGGGCTTCCTGATGGGTGACCTGCCCGCACCCAGCAGTCCCCAGCCCCGCCCCTTCAGTGTGACCGCGCCCCTTCTGGAGAGCACCTTGCTCAAAG GAGGCTCCAGCCTGCATCCGGTGGTGCCCACCCCAAAGGACAAGAGCGGTGCCCCGCCGGTTCGCAGCATCCACGACGGACCGGTTACCGTGGCGACGCCCCTCAACGCTCACAGACAG TCTTTCCCCAGCATGCAGTCTCCGGTGTCGGCACGCCAGGCGTCCACGTCAG GCGTGCAGCAGCTGTGCCTGTCGCCCGCTCAAGTGGACCCGTTCTACAGTCAGGGAGAAGCTCTGTCCTCCGAAGACCTTCTGGACCAGACCTGGGTCACCGTCTTCGG CTTCCCGCCAGCCTCCGCCTCCTACATCCTGCTGCAGTTTGCTCAGTATGGAAACATCCTCAAGCACACt atGGCGTCTCCCGGCAACTGGATGCATCTCCAGTATCAGTCAAGACTTCAGGCTCGTAAAGCTTTGTCCAAAGACGGCAAAGTGTTCGGGGACGCCATCATGGTGGGCGTCAAACCCTGCATCGACAAG AGTGTGATGGACAGCGGTGACATGGCCGCCTCCCCTTTGGCGAACTCCGCCCTCCCCTGCACGCCACGCTCGGCCATCAGACCGcttagcgccacctacaggaaCACCGCCAGCGACTACCAG gtggtgaccgacaaacacacacccagGAAAGACGACAGCTTCGTCTCCAAGGCCATGGAGTACATGTTTGGATGGTGA
- the nup35 gene encoding nucleoporin NUP35 isoform X5 — translation MALGSPTSPKPAHGAQFLPGFLMGDLPAPSSPQPRPFSVTAPLLESTLLKGGSSLHPVVPTPKDKSGAPPVRSIHDGPVTVATPLNAHRQSFPSMQSPVSARQASTSGVQQLCLSPAQVDPFYSQGEALSSEDLLDQTWVTVFGFPPASASYILLQFAQYGNILKHTMASPGNWMHLQYQSRLQARKALSKDGKVFGDAIMVGVKPCIDKSVMDSGDMAASPLANSALPCTPRSAIRPLSATYRNTASDYQVVTDKHTPRKDDSFVSKAMEYMFGW, via the exons ATGGCTCTGGGCTCCCCGACCTCCCCCAAGCCCGCCCATGGCGCTCAGTTCCTGCCGGGCTTCCTGATGGGTGACCTGCCCGCACCCAGCAGTCCCCAGCCCCGCCCCTTCAGTGTGACCGCGCCCCTTCTGGAGAGCACCTTGCTCAAAG GAGGCTCCAGCCTGCATCCGGTGGTGCCCACCCCAAAGGACAAGAGCGGTGCCCCGCCGGTTCGCAGCATCCACGACGGACCGGTTACCGTGGCGACGCCCCTCAACGCTCACAGACAG TCTTTCCCCAGCATGCAGTCTCCGGTGTCGGCACGCCAGGCGTCCACGTCAG GCGTGCAGCAGCTGTGCCTGTCGCCCGCTCAAGTGGACCCGTTCTACAGTCAGGGAGAAGCTCTGTCCTCCGAAGACCTTCTGGACCAGACCTGGGTCACCGTCTTCGG CTTCCCGCCAGCCTCCGCCTCCTACATCCTGCTGCAGTTTGCTCAGTATGGAAACATCCTCAAGCACACt atGGCGTCTCCCGGCAACTGGATGCATCTCCAGTATCAGTCAAGACTTCAGGCTCGTAAAGCTTTGTCCAAAGACGGCAAAGTGTTCGGGGACGCCATCATGGTGGGCGTCAAACCCTGCATCGACAAG AGTGTGATGGACAGCGGTGACATGGCCGCCTCCCCTTTGGCGAACTCCGCCCTCCCCTGCACGCCACGCTCGGCCATCAGACCGcttagcgccacctacaggaaCACCGCCAGCGACTACCAG gtggtgaccgacaaacacacacccagGAAAGACGACAGCTTCGTCTCCAAGGCCATGGAGTACATGTTTGGATGGTGA
- the nup35 gene encoding nucleoporin NUP35 isoform X1 gives MGVFKAAHTVHLFKIIVTSSPGLSCLWLQRLARVYMRYQQISGKFRLPTFLECSITTLLPGVCEKAKIYVGSEPMALGSPTSPKPAHGAQFLPGFLMGDLPAPSSPQPRPFSVTAPLLESTLLKGGSSLHPVVPTPKDKSGAPPVRSIHDGPVTVATPLNAHRQSFPSMQSPVSARQASTSGVQQLCLSPAQVDPFYSQGEALSSEDLLDQTWVTVFGFPPASASYILLQFAQYGNILKHTMASPGNWMHLQYQSRLQARKALSKDGKVFGDAIMVGVKPCIDKSVMDSGDMAASPLANSALPCTPRSAIRPLSATYRNTASDYQVVTDKHTPRKDDSFVSKAMEYMFGW, from the exons atgggcgtcttcaaagcagcacatacagtacacttgttcaaaataattgtgacCTCGTCCCCCGGCCTTTCTTGCCTGTGGCTTCAACGCCTTGCACGGGTGTATATGCGCTATCAGCAGATCAGTGGAAAATtccgacttcccactttcctcgaatgcagcataactaCATTACTTCCGGGTGTGTGCGAAAAGGCAAAGATTTACG TGGGATCGGAACCCATGGCTCTGGGCTCCCCGACCTCCCCCAAGCCCGCCCATGGCGCTCAGTTCCTGCCGGGCTTCCTGATGGGTGACCTGCCCGCACCCAGCAGTCCCCAGCCCCGCCCCTTCAGTGTGACCGCGCCCCTTCTGGAGAGCACCTTGCTCAAAG GAGGCTCCAGCCTGCATCCGGTGGTGCCCACCCCAAAGGACAAGAGCGGTGCCCCGCCGGTTCGCAGCATCCACGACGGACCGGTTACCGTGGCGACGCCCCTCAACGCTCACAGACAG TCTTTCCCCAGCATGCAGTCTCCGGTGTCGGCACGCCAGGCGTCCACGTCAG GCGTGCAGCAGCTGTGCCTGTCGCCCGCTCAAGTGGACCCGTTCTACAGTCAGGGAGAAGCTCTGTCCTCCGAAGACCTTCTGGACCAGACCTGGGTCACCGTCTTCGG CTTCCCGCCAGCCTCCGCCTCCTACATCCTGCTGCAGTTTGCTCAGTATGGAAACATCCTCAAGCACACt atGGCGTCTCCCGGCAACTGGATGCATCTCCAGTATCAGTCAAGACTTCAGGCTCGTAAAGCTTTGTCCAAAGACGGCAAAGTGTTCGGGGACGCCATCATGGTGGGCGTCAAACCCTGCATCGACAAG AGTGTGATGGACAGCGGTGACATGGCCGCCTCCCCTTTGGCGAACTCCGCCCTCCCCTGCACGCCACGCTCGGCCATCAGACCGcttagcgccacctacaggaaCACCGCCAGCGACTACCAG gtggtgaccgacaaacacacacccagGAAAGACGACAGCTTCGTCTCCAAGGCCATGGAGTACATGTTTGGATGGTGA
- the nup35 gene encoding nucleoporin NUP35 isoform X3: MELQVGSEPMALGSPTSPKPAHGAQFLPGFLMGDLPAPSSPQPRPFSVTAPLLESTLLKGGSSLHPVVPTPKDKSGAPPVRSIHDGPVTVATPLNAHRQSFPSMQSPVSARQASTSGVQQLCLSPAQVDPFYSQGEALSSEDLLDQTWVTVFGFPPASASYILLQFAQYGNILKHTMASPGNWMHLQYQSRLQARKALSKDGKVFGDAIMVGVKPCIDKSVMDSGDMAASPLANSALPCTPRSAIRPLSATYRNTASDYQVVTDKHTPRKDDSFVSKAMEYMFGW, translated from the exons ATGGAGCTCCAAG TGGGATCGGAACCCATGGCTCTGGGCTCCCCGACCTCCCCCAAGCCCGCCCATGGCGCTCAGTTCCTGCCGGGCTTCCTGATGGGTGACCTGCCCGCACCCAGCAGTCCCCAGCCCCGCCCCTTCAGTGTGACCGCGCCCCTTCTGGAGAGCACCTTGCTCAAAG GAGGCTCCAGCCTGCATCCGGTGGTGCCCACCCCAAAGGACAAGAGCGGTGCCCCGCCGGTTCGCAGCATCCACGACGGACCGGTTACCGTGGCGACGCCCCTCAACGCTCACAGACAG TCTTTCCCCAGCATGCAGTCTCCGGTGTCGGCACGCCAGGCGTCCACGTCAG GCGTGCAGCAGCTGTGCCTGTCGCCCGCTCAAGTGGACCCGTTCTACAGTCAGGGAGAAGCTCTGTCCTCCGAAGACCTTCTGGACCAGACCTGGGTCACCGTCTTCGG CTTCCCGCCAGCCTCCGCCTCCTACATCCTGCTGCAGTTTGCTCAGTATGGAAACATCCTCAAGCACACt atGGCGTCTCCCGGCAACTGGATGCATCTCCAGTATCAGTCAAGACTTCAGGCTCGTAAAGCTTTGTCCAAAGACGGCAAAGTGTTCGGGGACGCCATCATGGTGGGCGTCAAACCCTGCATCGACAAG AGTGTGATGGACAGCGGTGACATGGCCGCCTCCCCTTTGGCGAACTCCGCCCTCCCCTGCACGCCACGCTCGGCCATCAGACCGcttagcgccacctacaggaaCACCGCCAGCGACTACCAG gtggtgaccgacaaacacacacccagGAAAGACGACAGCTTCGTCTCCAAGGCCATGGAGTACATGTTTGGATGGTGA
- the nup35 gene encoding nucleoporin NUP35 isoform X2, with product MWGRDERTTCVRSARQMRALHHRGKKSESEWKLRASSVGSEPMALGSPTSPKPAHGAQFLPGFLMGDLPAPSSPQPRPFSVTAPLLESTLLKGGSSLHPVVPTPKDKSGAPPVRSIHDGPVTVATPLNAHRQSFPSMQSPVSARQASTSGVQQLCLSPAQVDPFYSQGEALSSEDLLDQTWVTVFGFPPASASYILLQFAQYGNILKHTMASPGNWMHLQYQSRLQARKALSKDGKVFGDAIMVGVKPCIDKSVMDSGDMAASPLANSALPCTPRSAIRPLSATYRNTASDYQVVTDKHTPRKDDSFVSKAMEYMFGW from the exons ATGTGGGGTCGGGATGAGCGCACTACATGTGTGAGATCCGCCCGTCAAATGAGAGCACTTCACCACCGCGGCAAGAAAAGTGAAAGTGAGTGGAAATTGCGTGCGTCCTCAGTGGGATCGGAACCCATGGCTCTGGGCTCCCCGACCTCCCCCAAGCCCGCCCATGGCGCTCAGTTCCTGCCGGGCTTCCTGATGGGTGACCTGCCCGCACCCAGCAGTCCCCAGCCCCGCCCCTTCAGTGTGACCGCGCCCCTTCTGGAGAGCACCTTGCTCAAAG GAGGCTCCAGCCTGCATCCGGTGGTGCCCACCCCAAAGGACAAGAGCGGTGCCCCGCCGGTTCGCAGCATCCACGACGGACCGGTTACCGTGGCGACGCCCCTCAACGCTCACAGACAG TCTTTCCCCAGCATGCAGTCTCCGGTGTCGGCACGCCAGGCGTCCACGTCAG GCGTGCAGCAGCTGTGCCTGTCGCCCGCTCAAGTGGACCCGTTCTACAGTCAGGGAGAAGCTCTGTCCTCCGAAGACCTTCTGGACCAGACCTGGGTCACCGTCTTCGG CTTCCCGCCAGCCTCCGCCTCCTACATCCTGCTGCAGTTTGCTCAGTATGGAAACATCCTCAAGCACACt atGGCGTCTCCCGGCAACTGGATGCATCTCCAGTATCAGTCAAGACTTCAGGCTCGTAAAGCTTTGTCCAAAGACGGCAAAGTGTTCGGGGACGCCATCATGGTGGGCGTCAAACCCTGCATCGACAAG AGTGTGATGGACAGCGGTGACATGGCCGCCTCCCCTTTGGCGAACTCCGCCCTCCCCTGCACGCCACGCTCGGCCATCAGACCGcttagcgccacctacaggaaCACCGCCAGCGACTACCAG gtggtgaccgacaaacacacacccagGAAAGACGACAGCTTCGTCTCCAAGGCCATGGAGTACATGTTTGGATGGTGA
- the dnajc10 gene encoding dnaJ homolog subfamily C member 10: MWAQETRSEPASRAPRPGPVGGLLALLLLGAALLPASVGAAGRDYYELLGVGRDASTRQIRQAFKKLALTMHPDKNPGDASAHEKFLEVNRAYEVLKDEDLRKKYDKYGEKGLDEQQGRRYESWNYYRYDFGIYDDDSEIITLDSADFEAAVNSGEIWFINFYSPRCSHCHQLAPTWREFAKEMDGAIRIGAVNCGDNHLLCRRKGIGSYPSLVVFTAGNKPEKFHGERVKDNLVSFSMQFIKTSVLQLWQGNVFKEMESAFAAGVGWLVTFCADTGDCLERGTQQKLASMLDGLVRVGWMDCSAQPQLCESFQVTGGATGLFPPGSALDKEGGVLWLSTLDSREIYARVLRHLPDLQLLTAADFHLKLARHRWLLTFTFGERGQSADEYKKLPAFLRHDHIQVGRVDCLVDQQLCQSLYIHKACVAVFKGLGVHDFEIHHGKDAVYNVLAFAQDSVRAHVTTLRPDNFPADRKEPWLVDFFAPWCPPCRALLPELRKASIRLAGRMKFGTLDCTVHQDLCSAYNVGAYPTTVIFNGSSVHEYEGRQSADGILEFVQDLINPSVVVLDPSSFADKMTGLGEGEIWAIDFYAPWCGPCQAMLPEWRRMARMLSGQILVASVDCQRFKSFCQSQKVHSYPEIRLYSGGSRTAYRHTTYNSWQRDAHSLRMWALSALPRASLDLTANSFRSLVLEADEPWVLDFYAPWCGPCRHFSPEFEIVARVLKGEVRAGKVDCEAHHQICQSAGISAYPTVRFYPYQDGNRRPHGGENINSRDANVIADVIRQRLQGSSSRPHNRKDEL, translated from the exons ATGTGGGCACAGGAGACACGGTCCGAGCCGGCGTCGCGGGCTCCGAGACCTGGTCCGGTCGGCGGCCTTCTAGCGCTGCTGCTCCTCGGCGCCGCCCTGCTGCCGGCCTCAGTCGGCGCGGCGGGCCGCGACTACTACGAGCTCCTGGGGGTGGGCAGGGACGCCAGCACCCGCCAGATCCGACAAGCCTTCAAGAAACTGGCGCTCACCATGCACCCGGACAAGAACCCT GGAGATGCGTCGGCCCACGAGAAGTTCCTCGAGGTCAACCGGGCCTACGAGGTCCTGAAGGACGAGGACCTGCGCAAGAAATACGACAAGTACGGCGAGAAGGGGCTGGACGAGCAACAAGGGCGACGATACGAGAGCTGGAACTACTACCGCTACGACTTCG GCATCTACGACGACGACTCGGAGATCATCACGCTGGACAGTGCGGACTTCG AGGCGGCGGTGAATTCCGGAGAGATCTGGTTCATCAACTTTTACTCTCCGCGGTGTTCACACTGCCACCAGCTCGCTCCCACG TGGCGGGAGTTTGCCAAGGAGATGGACGGCGCCATCCGGATCGGAGCGGTCAACTGCGGCGACAACCACCTCTTGTGCCGGCGGAAAGGCATCGGCAGCTACCCAAGCCTCGTCGTCTTCACGGCGGGAAAC AAACCTGAGAAGTTCCATGGCGAGCGCGTCAAAGACAATCTGGTGAGCTTCAGCATGCAGTTCATCAAGACCAGCGTCTTGCAGCTGTGGCAAG GCAACGTGTTCAAAGAGATGGAGAGCGCCTTTGCGGCAGGCGTGGGCTGGCTCGTCACCTTCTGCGCGGACACGGGAG ATTGTCTGGAGCGCGGGACCCAACAGAAGCTGGCGTCCATGCTG GACGGCCTGGTGAGGGTGGGCTGGATGGACTGCAGCGCGCAGCCGCAACTCTGTGAGAGTTTCCAG GTGACTGGCGGAGCGACCGGCCTGTTCCCGCCAGGAAGCGCTCTGGACAAGGAAGGCGGCGTGCTG TGGCTGAGCACTCTGGACAGCCGGGAGATCTACGCCCGAGTCCTCCGGCACCTGCCCGACTTGCAGCTGCTCACCGCCGCCGACTTCCAC TTGAAGCTGGCCCGCCATCGCTGGTTGCTCACGTTCACCTTCGGAGAGCGCGGCCAAAGCGCCGACGAATACAAGAAGCTGCCGGCCTTCCTCCGTCACGACCACATCCAG gtgGGCCGGGTCGACTGTCTGGTGGACCAGCAGCTGTGTCAGTCCTTGTACATCCACAAAGCCTGCGTGGCCGTCTTTAAAGGCCTGGGAGTCCACGACTTTGAGATCCATCACG GCAAGGACGCCGTGTACAACGTGCTGGCTTTTGCCCAGGACAGCGTGCGGGCTCACGTGACCACGCTGAGGCCCGACAACTTCCCCGCCGACAGGAAAGAGCCCTGGCTGGTGGACTTCTTCGCACCC TGGTGCCCGCCGTGTCGAGCGCTGCTCCCCGAGTTGAGGAAAGCGTCCATCCGGCTGGCGGGACGGATGAAGTTCGGCACCTTGGACTGCACCGTCCACCAGGACCTCTGCTCCGCG TACAACGTCGGCGCGTACCCCACCACCGTCATCTTCAACGGGTCTTCCGTTCACGAGTACGAAGGACGACAGTCGGCCGACGGCATCCTGGAGTTCGTGCAG GACCTGATTAACCCCTCCGTGGTGGTTCTCGATCCTTCCAGCTTTGCCGATAAAATGACAG GGTTAGGCGAAGGTGAAATATGGGCCATCGATTTTTACGCACCCTGGTGTGGTCCGTGCCAGGCTATGCTGCCCGAATGGAGGCGCATGGCGCGG atgTTGTCCGGCCAGATTCTGGTGGCTTCCGTGGACTGCCAGCGCTTCAAGTCGTTTTGCCAAAGTCAAAAGGTGCACTCGTACCCTGAAATCCGCTTGTACTCCGGCGGCAGCAGGACGGCCTACCGCCACAC GACGTACAACAGCTGGCAAAGAGACGCGCACTCGCTGCGAATGTGGGCACTCAG CGCGTTGCCCAGAGCGTCGCTGGACCTGACGGCAAACTCCTTCCGCTCGCTGGTGCTGGAGGCTGACGAGCCTTGGGTGCTGGACTTCTACGCCCCGTGGTGCGGACCCTGCAGGCACTTCTCCCCCGAGTTTGAGATTGTGGCTCGG GTCTTGAAAGGGGAAGTGCGGGCCGGTAAGGTTGATTGTGAGGCTCATCATCAGATCTGTCAATCAGCCGGAATCAGCGCCTACCCCACAGTCCGCTTCTACCCGTACCAGGACGGCAACAGG CGCCCACACGGCGGTGAGAACATCAACAGCCGCGACGCAAACGTGATTGCGGACGTCATCAGACAGAGACTGCAAGGCTCGTCGTCGCGGCCGCACAACAGGAAG GACGAACTGTGA
- the frzb gene encoding secreted frizzled-related protein 3 yields the protein MRQWGAAVAAAVAAAAVVAALCPAPAGAAACEPVRIPLCRSMPWNMTKMPNHLHHSTQDNAVLAIEQFEGLLGTGCSADLLFFLCAMYAPICTIDFQHEPIKPCKAVCERARRGCEPVMRRYNHSWPDSLHCGELPLYDRGVCISPEAIVRADAADPYYQDPARCNPESSPDFPLDANNLHCRGDVDRCKCKTVKMGLKSYLKNNYNYVIRARVREVRTRGMEPTAVVEVREVLKSSLVHIPRETLTLHYSSSCQCPPVAAGDEYLIMGYENEETSRLLLIDGSIAQKWKDKMGRKVKRWDQILQGKARAAHRRSRH from the exons ATGAGGCAGTGGGGAGCCGCGGTGGCGGCGGccgtggcggcggcggccgtgGTGGCGGCGCTGTGTCCGGCGCCGGCGGGGGCGGCGGCGTGCGAACCGGTGCGGATCCCGTTGTGCCGCTCCATGCCCTGGAACATGACCAAGATGCCCAACCATCTGCACCACAGCACGCAGGACAACGCCGTGCTCGCCATCGAACAGTTCGAGGGGCTGCTCG GGACGGGCTGCAGCGCCGACCTGCTGTTCTTCCTGTGCGCCATGTACGCGCCCATCTGCACCATCGACTTCCAGCACGAGCCCATCAAGCCGTGCAAGGCGGTGTGCGAGCGCGCCCGGCGCGGCTGCGAGCCCGTCATGAGGCGCTACAACCACAGCTGGCCCGACAGCCTCCACTGCGGCGAGCTGCCCCTCTACGACCGCGGCGTCTGCATCTCGCCGGAGGCCATCGTCAGGGCCGACGCCGCCG aTCCGTACTACCAAGACCCGGCCCGGTGCAACCCAG AGTCCAGTCCGGACTTCCCCTTGGATGCCAACAACCTTCACTGCAGAGGAGACGTCG ATCGCTGCAAATGTAAGACAGTCAAGATGGGTCTGAAAAGCTACCTGAAGAACAACTACAACTACG TGATTCGCGCCCGTGTGCGCGAGGTGCGCACGCGCGGCATGGAGCCCACAGCGGTGGTGGAGGTTCGCGAGGTCCTCAAGTCTTCGCTGGTGCACATCCCCCGAGAGACGCTCACCCTTCACTACTCGTCCTCGTGCCAATGCCCGCCCGTCGCCGCCGGAGACGAGTACCTCATTATGGGATACGAGAACGAGGAGACGTCCAG GCTGCTGCTGATTGACGGCTCCATCGCGCAGAAGTGGAAAGACAAGATGGGACGCAAAGTCAAG cggtGGGATCAGATCCTGCAGGGAAAAGCCCGAGCAGCTCATCGCCGGAGTCGCCACTAA